Below is a genomic region from Elusimicrobiota bacterium.
TCTCAAAGACGTTCAGCCGCGTGTCCAGGGTTTTGGCTTCGTTCAAATCGTATTCGTAGAACCCCGACCACCGGAACGTCTCTCCGTCGGCGATTTGGAGGCCGGACAGATCGATCCGCCGTCGGCGCAAGAGGTCCAGGTGTTTCGTTGGAAAATCACGACCGACCACTCCCACCAACCGGACATCCGTGGAAAAACTCGCCGAATAGGAAAAATAAACGGCCGACCCCCCCAACGCGTCGGCCCGCTGGCCGAAGGGGGTTTTCACCGAATCCAACGCCACCGATCCCACCACCAAAACGCTCACACCCACCTCCCTGAAAAAATCGGCCGGCCGACGCCGCCCGGTTTAATGTGTAAATTCTTCGAACAGCCCCGGGTCCAGTCGCCGGAGGCGGTCTTCGAATTCCGAAATCAACATCGACGCCGGTATGCGATCCGGAAAATCCGCCGGACGGTCGGCCATCTGCCGGAAGGGCATGCCGTAGCGGGTCAACAGGGTGAAAAGCCTCACGTCCGCCAGGAAAAACCAACGCGTCAATCCGCGCTGCTTGGAAGCGAGGTAAAGAAGCCGAAACAACCCGAGAATCAACCGGGGGCCTTTTCGACCCCGCAGGGTCATGCCCAGAGGGCCCTGATCCGGCAGGGAACCGCCCTCGCTTTGGCGCAGGTACGGCTCCGCGCCGAAGGGACCGTCCTCTTTTCGTCGACGGTATATTTGACTGATCACCAAGTGGGAAATTTCGGCGGTCGGCTCCGGCCGCCCGCTGAAACGGACGTTGATCACCCCGTGGATGGGCAGGCCCTTGGCGGTGGGTGGAATCAAACGGATCGCGGCCACAGGGTCGGGGCCCCGCAGGGCTGCCGCGTGAAGCGACACCGCGTCCAACTCGTCGGTGACCAAGCCCTTGGGGAAGTGGAGCGGTTGGGCGTGGGACAATTCCGTCACCCACACATCGTAGCGTAGGCGGTAAATCGCCTCCCGCCGCGCGGGGGTTTCCACGAAATTGAAGGAAAGGTCTTTA
It encodes:
- a CDS encoding GNAT family N-acetyltransferase encodes the protein MGLLDVKDLSFNFVETPARREAIYRLRYDVWVTELSHAQPLHFPKGLVTDELDAVSLHAAALRGPDPVAAIRLIPPTAKGLPIHGVINVRFSGRPEPTAEISHLVISQIYRRRKEDGPFGAEPYLRQSEGGSLPDQGPLGMTLRGRKGPRLILGLFRLLYLASKQRGLTRWFFLADVRLFTLLTRYGMPFRQMADRPADFPDRIPASMLISEFEDRLRRLDPGLFEEFTH